A genomic stretch from Octopus bimaculoides isolate UCB-OBI-ISO-001 chromosome 15, ASM119413v2, whole genome shotgun sequence includes:
- the LOC106880611 gene encoding uncharacterized protein LOC106880611 — protein sequence MYIYLRISLHIFLVYIIMIKTSTLRVCRICQQNSTCYPPKCVCCKDSLPTNGENIKDFPQIVYFTFDDAVTLQTTKMYKKLFSAERKNPNGCRIKFTLFVSHNYTDYHLVNEFYKQGMEIASHSVNHRSDINLVQVRKEILGQKDNLVRFGNVPKEEIIGWRSPFLKPFGDKQVEILKEGGYIYDATLTYSKRHRKAIYPFTLDYGWPFRCQIPNCPEMQHPGFWEVPVVSVTDKNTLYDCVYTDGCTFPPTTYEEAYRYLWNNFLDYYNGNRAPMGVHMHAAWFFYNYPDDPYRLKAMDRFIRELLKKPDVHIITIKQMLEWVKNPVKNSEINSLKSWQCDSSNDFIKNFLQQYKYNDIHKNESLLQNQFKPYLKEKYTAKENRLYNISILEDSDNIASGSNSDNLWMSQNKLTDYKERRAKEEIKSLNTGAESRKKPMPVTEHVKTKTREWVARNFNLTDGWNQNDQSQFSSYIKESVHKEHLKQMNTKVSQQNGKENKKKKIYNQKQLTKNVDHSRIFSGSYFPRYHINQPKDFREKLDVYKNGTVVSMDKSEIFFKTPQNKTLTRHLQGRTSQNILMRYTNTKRNRLNILTVNQSSSLGSLMTSRSINNNSSGNNNIDINSPYIRRNTSFALDKQVLKALHQADDVWKTSVIANETSQPFKSNFQARAGVGNQEFSSRYSKRISIKSKNVKNNTFKTCQQGKNCLLPYCRCMNANVGIAKMDDIPQFVYFTFNGPITNQFFYSMISLFNLSHLNLRCPIKATYFVSDEGTSYDLVRKLYEADMDIALQGNSTSFYSNKSMLALDIQSQKFKMTHGAGIPAINITGWRSPSMFPLGDDQMKILQKEHFIYDSTLIYKQGCYRWPFTLDFGWGRTCPIGKCPTGNFYGFWEVPVIPLLDKYNYTCVYADGCLFNPTTAKDTLDFLLKNLAVHYQEKIPYGVQLRHDWFNPSQRHNLEGLKNFISKLVNMSDVYIVSIAELIQWIKQPKTLQLMKEKTC from the coding sequence atgtacatatatttgcgaATTAGTCTTCATATTTTCCTCGTGTATATCATAATGATTAAAACCAGTACACTGAGAGTATGTCGGATATGTCAACAGAATTCCACTTGTTACCCACCAAAATGTGTCTGTTGTAAAGATTCTCTACCTACGaatggagaaaatataaaagatttcccacaaattGTTTATTTCACATTTGACGACGCTGTAACTCTTCAAACAACGAAAATGTACAAGAAGTTGTTTTCGGCCGAGAGGAAGAATCCGAATGGATGTCGAATCAAGTTCACTCTATTTGTTTCTCACAATTACACGGACTATCACCTCGTGAATGAATTTTATAAACAAGGAATGGAAATAGCTTCTCATAGTGTAAACCACAGAAGTGATATAAATCTTGTTCAAGTTAGAAAGGAAATACTTGGACAAAAAGACAACTTAGTGCGTTTCGGAAATGTTCCTAAAGAGGAGATTATCGGGTGGAGAAGTCCTTTCCTTAAACCTTTCGGAGACAAACAGGTTGAAATTCTCAAAGAAGGTGGATATATTTATGATGCAACTCTAACTTATTCTAAAAGACACAGAAAAGCAATATATCCTTTCACGCTGGATTATGGCTGGCCATTTCGTTGTCAAATCCCAAACTGTCCTGAGATGCAACATCCTGGCTTTTGGGAGGTACCTGTTGTGTCTGTGACAGATAAAAACACACTGTATGACTGTGTATACACTGATGGTTGTACTTTTCCACCGACAACCTATGAAGAAGCTTATAGATATTTATGGAACAATTTTTTGGACTATTACAATGGAAATAGGGCTCCAATgggtgtacatatgcatgcagctTGGTTTTTCTATAATTACCCCGATGATCCATACCGTTTGAAAGCAATGGACCGATTTATTCGAGAACTTTTGAAAAAACCAGATGTTCACATCATCACGATCAAGCAAATGTTGGAATGGGTTAAAAATCCTGTTAAAAACTCTGAGATTAATTCATTGAAATCTTGGCAATGCGATTCTTCAAAtgattttatcaaaaatttcttGCAGCAGTACAAATATAATGATATTCACAAAAATGAGAGCCTATTACAAAACCAATTCAAACCATATTTGAAGGAGAAATATACTGCGAAGGAAAAtcgattatataatatatcaatattagaAGACAGTGATAATATCGCAAGTGGTTCAAATTCCGACAACTTATGGATGTCTCAAAACAAACTAACAGATTATAAAGAAAGAAgagcaaaagaagaaataaagtctCTTAACACCGGGGCAGAATCAAGAAAGAAACCAATGCCAGTAACTGAACATGTTAAGACGAAGACCCGTGAGTGGGTAGCTAGAAATTTTAACTTAACTGATGGCTGGAATCAGAATGATCAATCTCAATTTTCCAGCTACATCAAAGAATCAGTACACAAAGAACACTTAAAACAGATGAATACCAAGGTCTCCCAGCAAAATGGCaaggaaaacaagaagaagaaaatatataatcagaAACAACTAACAAAAAACGTTGACCATTCTAGAATATTTTCTGGAAGTTATTTCCCAAGATATCATATTAATCAGCCAAAAGATTTCCGAGAAAAACTAGATGTGTACAAGAATGGAACAGTCGTATCAATGGATAAAtcagaaattttctttaaaactcCCCAAAATAAAACGCTAACAAGACATTTGCAAGGACGAACGTCTCAGAACATCCTAATGAGATACACTAACACTAAAAGAAACCGTTTAAACATCTTAACAGTTAACCAATCATCTAGCTTGGGTTCTTTAATGACTAGTAGAAgtattaataacaacagcagtggAAACAACAATATCGATATCAACTCACCATATATAAGAAGGAATACAAGCTTTGCTTTAGACAAACAGGTACTAAAAGCACTTCACCAAGCTGATGATGTATGGAAAACATCAGTTATTGCTAACGAAACTAGCCAACCATTTAAAAGTAACTTCCAGGCTAGAGCTGGTGTTGGAAATCAGGAATTTAGCTCTAGATATTCAAAGAGAATATCCATTAAAAGCAAGAATGTGAAGAACAATACGTTTAAGACATGTCAGCAGGGAAAGAATTGTTTATTGCCTTATTGTCGTTGCATGAATGCTAATGTAGGTATAGCTAAGATGGACGATATTCCTCAATTTGTGTATTTCACTTTCAACGGACCTATTACTAATCAATTCTTTTACAGTATGATCTCTTTGTTTAATCTATCGCATCTAAACCTCAGATGTCCCATAAAAGCTACTTACTTTGTTTCGGATGAAGGCACTAGTTATGACCTCGTCAGAAAATTATATGAAGCTGATATGGATATTGCCCTTCAGGGGAATAGTACTTCGTTCTACTCAAACAAAAGTATGTTAGCTTTAGATATTCAAAGCCAAAAGTTTAAAATGACTCATGGTGCTGGTATCCCAGCTATTAATATAACTGGTTGGCGTTCTCCAAGTATGTTTCCTTTGGGCGATGATCAAATGAAGATTTTGCAAAAAGAGCATTTTATTTACGATTCGACGTTGATTTACAAACAAGGTTGTTATAGGTGGCCTTTCACTCTTGATtttgggtggggaagaacttgtCCCATTGGAAAATGTCCAACTGGCAATTTTTACGGATTTTGGGAAGTTCCAGTAATACCACTATTAGACAAATATAATTACACTTGCGTCTATGCCGACGGCTGTTTATTTAATCCAACTACTGCAAAAGATACTTTGGATTTTCTTCTGAAAAATTTAGCAGTTCATTACCAAGAGAAAATTCCCTATGGAGTCCAACTGCGACACGACTGGTTCAATCCCTCACAGAGGCACAACTTGGAAGGTTTGAAAAACTTTATCTCTAAATTGGTTAACATGTCTGATGTTTATATTGTCAGTATTGCAGAACTTATCCAGTGGATTAAGCAACCAAAAACTTTGCaactaatgaaagaaaaaacgTGTTGA